The following proteins are encoded in a genomic region of Actinomadura sp. NAK00032:
- a CDS encoding heavy-metal-associated domain-containing protein yields MSTATYTVTGMTCGHCVSSVTEEVEQIAGVTAVDVDLKTGAVTVTSEAPLDDAQVKGAVEEAGYQLQS; encoded by the coding sequence ATGAGCACCGCCACCTACACCGTCACCGGTATGACCTGCGGCCACTGCGTGAGCTCGGTCACCGAGGAGGTCGAGCAGATCGCCGGCGTCACCGCCGTCGACGTCGACCTCAAGACCGGCGCGGTCACCGTCACCAGCGAGGCCCCGCTCGACGACGCCCAGGTCAAGGGCGCCGTCGAAGAGGCCGGATACCAGCTGCAGTCATGA
- a CDS encoding cation-translocating P-type ATPase, with amino-acid sequence MSTDIESARIELAIGGMTCASCANRIEKKLNKMDGVTATVNYATEKASVEFAPGVSPDELIATVEKAGYSAELPAPPRSDAGGGDEPEPDDGLRPLRQRLITSVVLSVPVIAMAMVPALQFDAWQWLSLTLAAPVVVYAGWPFHRAAAINLRHGAATMDTLISLGTIAALGWSLWALFFGTAGEIGIKHGFEFSMTRSDGSMNIYLEAAAGVTMFILAGRYFETRSKRRAGAALRALLELGAKEVSVVRDGREERIPVDSLAAGDVFVVRPGEKIATDGTVEEGSSAVDASMLTGESVPVEVGPGDAVVGATVNAGGRLLVRATRVGADTQLAQMARLVEEAQTGKAQVQRLADRISGIFVPIVIALAIGTLGFWIGTGEPLAGAFTAAVAVLIIACPCALGLATPTALMVGTGRGAQLGILIKGPEVLESTRAIDTVVLDKTGTVTTGKMALVDVITADGVSEDEVLRLAGALENASEHPIAQAIARGAADRVGELGTVEDFANVEGLGVQGMVDGHGVLAGRPRLLAEWSQHLTPELERAMAEAQALGRTAVAVGWDGAARAVITVADQVKPTSREAIEQLTALGLRPVLLTGDNETVARTVADAVGIEEVIAEVLPQDKVDVVKRLQSEGRTVAMVGDGVNDAAALAQADLGLAMGTGTDVAIEASDLTLVRGDLRAAADAIRLSRRTLGTIKGNLFWAFAYNVAALPLAATGLLTPMIAGGAMAFSSVFVVSNSLRLRRFKPLTGGDAPSAAG; translated from the coding sequence ATGAGCACGGACATCGAGTCCGCGCGTATCGAGCTGGCGATCGGCGGGATGACGTGCGCGTCGTGCGCCAACCGCATCGAGAAGAAGCTCAACAAGATGGACGGCGTGACCGCGACGGTCAACTACGCCACCGAGAAGGCCAGCGTCGAGTTCGCCCCCGGGGTGTCCCCGGACGAGCTGATCGCCACCGTCGAGAAGGCCGGCTACAGCGCCGAGCTTCCCGCCCCGCCCCGGTCGGACGCGGGCGGCGGGGACGAGCCGGAGCCGGACGACGGGCTCCGCCCGCTGCGGCAGCGGCTGATCACCTCGGTCGTGCTGTCGGTGCCGGTCATCGCCATGGCGATGGTCCCGGCGCTGCAGTTCGACGCGTGGCAGTGGCTGTCACTGACGCTCGCCGCGCCCGTCGTGGTGTACGCGGGCTGGCCGTTCCACCGCGCCGCCGCGATCAACCTGCGGCACGGCGCGGCGACCATGGACACGCTGATCTCGCTCGGCACGATCGCCGCGCTCGGCTGGTCGCTGTGGGCGCTGTTCTTCGGCACCGCCGGCGAGATCGGGATCAAGCACGGCTTCGAGTTCTCGATGACCCGCTCCGACGGGTCGATGAACATCTACCTTGAGGCCGCGGCCGGCGTGACCATGTTCATCCTGGCCGGGCGCTACTTCGAGACGCGGTCCAAGCGCCGCGCCGGTGCCGCCCTGCGCGCCCTGCTGGAGCTCGGCGCCAAGGAGGTCTCGGTCGTCCGGGACGGCCGCGAGGAGCGGATCCCGGTCGACAGCCTCGCGGCGGGGGACGTGTTCGTCGTCCGCCCCGGCGAGAAGATCGCCACGGACGGGACGGTCGAGGAGGGCTCGTCCGCCGTGGACGCGTCCATGCTGACCGGCGAGTCGGTCCCGGTCGAGGTCGGGCCGGGCGACGCGGTGGTCGGCGCGACGGTGAACGCCGGCGGCCGGCTGCTGGTCCGCGCGACGCGGGTCGGCGCCGACACCCAGCTCGCGCAGATGGCGCGGCTCGTGGAGGAGGCGCAGACCGGCAAGGCGCAGGTGCAGCGGCTCGCCGACCGGATCTCCGGGATCTTCGTCCCGATCGTGATCGCGCTCGCGATCGGCACGCTCGGCTTCTGGATCGGCACCGGCGAGCCGCTCGCCGGCGCGTTCACCGCCGCGGTCGCCGTGCTGATCATCGCCTGCCCCTGCGCCCTCGGCCTCGCCACCCCGACCGCCCTCATGGTCGGGACGGGGCGCGGCGCGCAGCTCGGCATCCTGATCAAGGGCCCGGAGGTGCTGGAGTCCACCCGCGCCATCGACACCGTCGTCCTGGACAAGACCGGCACGGTCACCACCGGGAAGATGGCCCTGGTCGACGTCATCACGGCCGACGGGGTGTCCGAGGACGAGGTGCTCCGGCTGGCGGGGGCGCTGGAGAACGCGTCCGAGCACCCGATCGCGCAGGCGATCGCGCGCGGCGCCGCCGACCGGGTCGGCGAGCTGGGCACGGTCGAGGACTTCGCCAACGTCGAGGGCCTCGGCGTCCAGGGGATGGTGGACGGCCACGGCGTCCTCGCGGGGCGCCCGCGGCTGCTCGCCGAGTGGTCGCAGCACCTCACGCCCGAGCTGGAGCGCGCCATGGCGGAGGCGCAGGCGCTCGGCCGCACCGCCGTCGCGGTCGGCTGGGACGGCGCGGCCCGCGCGGTGATCACGGTCGCCGACCAGGTGAAGCCGACCTCGCGGGAGGCGATCGAGCAGCTCACGGCGCTCGGGCTGCGCCCGGTCCTGCTGACCGGCGACAACGAGACCGTGGCCCGCACGGTCGCGGACGCCGTCGGGATCGAGGAGGTCATCGCCGAGGTCCTGCCGCAGGACAAGGTGGACGTCGTCAAGCGCCTGCAGTCCGAGGGCCGGACCGTGGCGATGGTCGGCGACGGGGTCAACGACGCCGCCGCGCTCGCCCAGGCCGACCTGGGGCTCGCGATGGGCACCGGGACGGACGTGGCGATCGAGGCGTCCGACCTGACCCTGGTCCGGGGCGACCTGCGGGCCGCGGCCGACGCGATCCGGCTGTCGCGCCGCACGCTCGGCACGATCAAGGGGAACCTGTTCTGGGCGTTCGCCTACAACGTGGCGGCGCTGCCGCTCGCGGCGACCGGCCTGCTCACCCCGATGATCGCCGGTGGCGCGATGGCGTTCTCCTCGGTCTTCGTGGTCAGCAACAGCCTGCGCCTGCGGCGGTTCAAGCCGCTGACCGGCGGCGACGCCCCGTCGGCGGCCGGCTGA
- a CDS encoding Fpg/Nei family DNA glycosylase: MPELPEVEALAGFLRERAVGHAVARVDVLAISALKTYDPPVTALGGLTVTGASRHGKFLDLDVDGLHLVIHLARAGWLRWRDEIPARPVRPGGKNPLALRVHLDDGSGFDLTEAGTKKGLAVYVVRDPSDVPGVATLGPDPLDDAFTTEALAAILNGKRTQIKGLLRDQKVIAGIGNAYSDEVLHAAKMSPFKIAATLTEEDVAVLHEAIVTTLRDAVERSRGLEAQDLKGEKKTGLRVHGKAGQKCPVCGDTIREVSFADSALQYCPTCQTGGKPLADRRMSRLLK, from the coding sequence ATGCCTGAGCTACCCGAGGTCGAGGCGCTGGCGGGGTTCCTGCGGGAACGCGCGGTCGGCCACGCCGTCGCCCGCGTCGATGTTCTCGCCATCTCCGCCCTGAAGACCTATGACCCGCCGGTGACGGCGCTGGGCGGGCTGACCGTCACCGGCGCGTCCCGGCACGGCAAGTTCCTCGACCTGGACGTCGACGGGCTGCACCTCGTCATCCACCTCGCCCGCGCCGGCTGGCTGCGCTGGCGGGACGAGATCCCCGCCAGGCCCGTCCGGCCGGGCGGCAAGAACCCGCTCGCCCTGCGCGTCCACCTGGACGACGGCTCGGGCTTCGACCTCACCGAGGCGGGCACGAAGAAGGGCCTCGCGGTCTACGTCGTCCGCGACCCGTCCGACGTGCCCGGCGTCGCGACGCTCGGCCCCGACCCCCTGGACGACGCCTTCACCACCGAGGCGCTCGCCGCGATCCTGAACGGCAAGCGCACCCAGATCAAGGGCCTGCTGCGCGACCAGAAGGTGATCGCCGGCATCGGCAACGCCTACTCCGACGAGGTCCTGCACGCGGCGAAGATGTCCCCCTTCAAGATCGCCGCCACGCTGACCGAGGAGGACGTGGCCGTCCTGCACGAGGCGATCGTCACCACGCTCCGGGACGCCGTCGAGCGCTCGCGCGGCCTGGAGGCCCAGGACCTCAAGGGCGAGAAGAAGACCGGCCTGCGCGTGCACGGCAAGGCCGGCCAGAAATGCCCGGTCTGCGGCGACACGATCCGCGAGGTGTCGTTCGCCGACTCGGCGCTCCAGTACTGCCCGACCTGCCAGACCGGCGGCAAGCCGCTGGCCGACCGCCGGATGTCGCGCCTGCTGAAGTGA